In a genomic window of Scyliorhinus torazame isolate Kashiwa2021f chromosome 5, sScyTor2.1, whole genome shotgun sequence:
- the LOC140419163 gene encoding uncharacterized protein: MEKPWKCGDCGKGFRAPSELETHRRIHTGERPFTCSQCGKAFSQLSNLQAHQRVHTGERPFTCSQCGKGFCDSSHLLRHQRVHTGEKPFTCSQCGKGFTQLSHLRIHQRVHAGEKPFACSQCGKGFTELSTLRRHQRVHTGERPFTCSQCEQRFIDLSALRQHQRIHTGERPFTCSQCGKGFSDSFTLLKHQRVHTGERPFTCSQCGKGFTQPSNLQTHQRIHTGERPFTCSQCGKGFTQLSTLKTHQQIHTGETLFTCSQCGKGLTRLSHLQRHQRVHTGERPFTCSQYGKGFTQLSHLQTHQRVHTGERPFTCCQCGKGFTQLSDLRTHQRIHTGERPFTCSQCGKGFTQLSTLQSHQRVHSGERPSTSQCAMGFLASAHLL, from the coding sequence atggagaaaccatggaaatgtggggactgtgggaagggattccgagccccatctgagctggagactcatcgacgcattcacactggggagaggccattcacctgctctcagtgtgggaaggcattcagtcaGTTATCTAACcttcaggcacaccagcgagttcacactggggagaggccatttacctgctctcagtgtgggaaaggattctgtgattcgtcccacctattgagacaccagcgagttcacactggggagaagccattcacctgctctcagtgtggaaagggattcactcagttatcccacctgcgcattcaccagcgagttcacgctggagagaagccattcgcctgctctcagtgtgggaaaggatttactgagttatccaccctgcggagacaccagcgagttcacactggggagaggccattcacctgctctcagtgtgagcagAGATTCATTGATTTATCCGCCCTGCGGCAACATCAGCGaatacacactggggagaggccattcacctgctctcagtgtgggaagggattcagtgattcattcaccctgctgaaacatcagcgagttcacactggggagaggccattcacctgctctcagtgtgggaagggattcactcagccatccaacctgcagacacaccagcgaattcacactggggagaggccgttcacctgctctcagtgtgggaagggattcactcagttatccaccctgaagacacaccagcaaattcatactggggagacactgttcacctgctctcagtgtgggaagggactcactcggttatctcacctgcagagacaccagcgagttcacactggggagagaccattcacctgctctcagtatggaaagggattcactcagttatctcacctgcagacacaccaacgagttcacactggggagaggccattcacctgctgtcagtgtgggaagggattcactcagttatccgacctgcggacacaccagcgaattcacactggggagaggccattcacctgctctcagtgtgggaagggattcactcagttatccaccctgcagtcacaccagcgagttcactctggggagagaccgtccacctctcaatgtgcgATGGGATTCCTTGCTTCAGcgcacctgctgtga